The following coding sequences lie in one Leptospira inadai serovar Lyme str. 10 genomic window:
- the rlmB gene encoding 23S rRNA (guanosine(2251)-2'-O)-methyltransferase RlmB, whose protein sequence is MSKSDYIYGKRNISENLARHLETGTDLSFREIWVKSNPNHELREILEKLPSSVKINEVSLSRLDQLAPGVNHQGIIAERVLLHTGDKKSFDEQLETCKGPILILDRIQDPGNLGNILRTVECFGVETVLIPERDSSGITPAVEKTASGALAYLNVYRVGNLAQLIDKLKKRNFWVVATADQGEEDWSKVPAWEELVILMGNEGDGVKRILLDKSDFVLRIPLHGHISSLNVTVATGITLDRLKNRP, encoded by the coding sequence ATGAGCAAGTCGGACTATATATATGGAAAACGTAATATTTCCGAAAACCTGGCGCGGCATCTTGAAACCGGAACAGACCTTTCGTTTCGGGAAATCTGGGTAAAATCCAATCCGAATCACGAATTGAGAGAAATACTGGAAAAGCTTCCTTCCAGCGTAAAGATAAACGAAGTTTCGCTGAGCCGATTGGATCAGTTGGCTCCCGGCGTAAATCATCAGGGCATCATTGCCGAGAGAGTTCTCCTTCACACCGGAGACAAAAAATCCTTCGACGAACAATTAGAAACTTGTAAAGGACCGATTCTCATCCTAGATCGAATCCAGGATCCCGGGAATTTGGGAAATATTCTTAGAACGGTGGAATGCTTCGGAGTGGAAACGGTTTTGATTCCGGAAAGAGATTCTTCCGGAATCACTCCAGCGGTGGAAAAGACCGCGTCCGGAGCGCTCGCATATCTAAACGTATATCGGGTCGGAAACCTGGCGCAGCTCATAGACAAACTTAAGAAACGAAATTTCTGGGTGGTGGCAACCGCCGATCAAGGAGAGGAAGATTGGTCTAAGGTTCCCGCCTGGGAAGAGTTGGTCATTCTAATGGGAAACGAAGGTGACGGGGTAAAGAGAATTCTATTGGATAAATCCGACTTTGTCCTTCGAATTCCGCTTCATGGACATATTTCCTCATTGAACG
- the cysS gene encoding cysteine--tRNA ligase, with product MREVRFYNSLTGNKVRFSPDDTNRVKIYSCGPTVYNFAHIGNLRAFLFVDLLRRSLKALGFIPDMTMNITDIDDKIIRESIQKKESILDFTRPWTEAFFEDLETIGIEKLEHYPKATDSVPEMVEIVHRLKERGLVYEKEGSLYYPISKFGSYGKLSHIDVTGMKTGTRYDTDEYEKDDVRDFVLWKSPKVEGETSWETDIGTGRPGWHLECSAMIRKIYGSGIDIHTGGVDLTFPHHENEIAQSEGAYPNEVFVKYWLHSEHLLVNGEKMSKSRGNFYTLRDLISKGAEPKAIRFLLLTTHYRSKLNFTFERLEEARQSVLRLQACVNRLLEAKQISQVEKSDEPPLPDPKLWEDMLDALADDLNISKFLASTYEAVRTVNQRMDQLGWGKSEIEDAIRFFERVDRILGVLSFDLKRESLDSEIDELVKQRLEARKNKDFALSDKIRDQLNDMGIVIEDTKEGLRWRRK from the coding sequence ATGAGAGAGGTTCGCTTTTATAATTCGCTCACCGGGAATAAAGTCCGATTCTCCCCCGACGATACCAACCGAGTAAAAATTTACTCATGCGGTCCGACCGTTTATAATTTCGCTCATATAGGAAATCTACGCGCATTTTTATTCGTAGATCTTCTGCGCCGTTCCCTAAAAGCTCTCGGTTTTATTCCCGATATGACGATGAACATAACCGATATCGACGATAAAATCATTCGGGAGTCCATTCAAAAAAAGGAAAGTATTCTCGATTTCACTCGTCCTTGGACGGAAGCGTTTTTCGAGGATTTAGAAACGATCGGTATCGAAAAGCTAGAGCATTATCCGAAGGCGACCGACTCCGTTCCTGAAATGGTGGAAATCGTTCACAGACTAAAGGAAAGGGGGTTAGTTTACGAAAAAGAAGGAAGCCTTTACTATCCGATTTCCAAATTCGGATCGTACGGAAAGCTATCTCATATCGACGTAACCGGAATGAAAACGGGAACTCGGTACGATACGGACGAATATGAAAAGGACGATGTCAGAGATTTTGTCCTATGGAAATCGCCGAAAGTGGAAGGGGAGACTTCTTGGGAAACGGATATCGGCACGGGTCGCCCCGGCTGGCATCTGGAATGCTCCGCCATGATTCGGAAAATCTACGGATCCGGAATCGATATCCATACCGGAGGAGTAGACCTTACCTTTCCTCATCACGAAAATGAAATCGCACAGAGTGAAGGAGCGTATCCGAATGAAGTTTTCGTAAAATACTGGCTTCACTCAGAACACCTTCTTGTGAACGGGGAAAAGATGTCCAAATCCAGAGGGAACTTTTACACCCTTCGCGATTTAATTTCGAAGGGAGCAGAACCGAAAGCTATCCGATTCCTCCTACTGACCACGCATTATAGATCTAAATTGAATTTCACGTTCGAGCGTTTGGAAGAAGCGAGGCAATCCGTTCTAAGACTGCAAGCCTGCGTAAATAGACTTTTGGAAGCGAAGCAAATTTCACAGGTCGAAAAATCCGACGAACCTCCCCTCCCCGATCCCAAACTCTGGGAAGATATGTTGGACGCACTGGCCGACGATCTAAATATCTCCAAGTTCCTGGCTTCGACGTATGAGGCGGTGAGAACCGTCAACCAACGTATGGATCAACTCGGCTGGGGAAAGTCGGAAATAGAAGACGCGATTCGATTTTTCGAGAGAGTCGATCGAATTTTAGGCGTCTTAAGCTTCGATCTAAAAAGGGAATCTTTGGATTCCGAGATCGACGAGTTAGTGAAGCAACGGCTAGAAGCCCGTAAGAATAAGGACTTTGCGCTCTCCGATAAAATTCGAGATCAACTCAATGATATGGGAATCGTAATCGAGGATACCAAAGAAGGCCTTCGCTGGAGAAGAAAATGA
- a CDS encoding acetylxylan esterase codes for MAISFDECFQTYPSLQPPADLDDFWTDAVRELKGFPVKNQTKALLKGTILKETIYDISFQSYGNATLTGSLVIPRKRGDLPVLAYFHDYAKDRPQIIKGLTEAGVAQLILDLRGHGSQLIRPVLKEGEFPDPDWTPGYFRKGLEVKESFFLKGMYLDVIRTIEFLRLTDGIDGDRIILAGKGIGAALAAFGAANSGRVKGIILETPNFCHVDDAQLRLGTSWTKEIAEQLALSKSKKTVLRKNLAYFDTLNFSKKIKIPTLVSVGMEDQVSHPKSVFALFNHLVCDKRMQVYPTEGNEAGVAGDKQNLANLEFVREILFSE; via the coding sequence ATGGCTATCAGTTTCGACGAATGCTTCCAGACATATCCCTCCCTACAACCTCCGGCCGATCTGGATGATTTTTGGACCGATGCCGTTCGGGAATTGAAAGGCTTTCCGGTTAAAAATCAGACCAAAGCGCTTCTAAAAGGAACTATCTTAAAGGAGACGATTTACGATATCTCCTTCCAATCCTACGGAAACGCGACGTTAACCGGAAGTTTGGTGATCCCCCGAAAACGCGGAGATTTACCCGTACTGGCATACTTTCACGATTATGCAAAAGACCGCCCTCAAATCATCAAGGGGCTTACCGAGGCCGGGGTCGCTCAGTTAATCCTAGACCTTAGAGGGCATGGATCCCAGCTTATTCGTCCCGTTTTAAAAGAAGGGGAATTCCCCGATCCCGACTGGACCCCCGGATATTTCCGCAAGGGATTGGAAGTAAAAGAATCCTTCTTTCTAAAAGGGATGTATCTGGACGTGATCCGCACGATCGAATTTCTCCGACTAACCGACGGTATCGACGGCGATCGAATTATTCTGGCCGGGAAAGGAATCGGGGCGGCTCTTGCCGCGTTCGGAGCCGCCAACTCCGGTCGAGTAAAGGGAATTATATTAGAAACTCCTAATTTTTGCCATGTAGACGATGCTCAATTAAGATTGGGGACGAGTTGGACCAAGGAAATCGCGGAGCAGCTCGCCCTTTCCAAATCCAAAAAGACCGTCTTACGTAAAAACTTGGCTTATTTTGACACTCTGAATTTTTCCAAGAAAATCAAAATTCCGACTTTAGTCTCCGTCGGAATGGAAGATCAAGTGTCCCATCCGAAATCTGTCTTTGCTCTTTTCAATCATCTTGTTTGCGATAAACGAATGCAAGTGTATCCGACCGAAGGAAACGAAGCCGGAGTCGCAGGAGATAAACAAAACTTAGCCAACTTAGAATTTGTGAGAGAAATATTATTTTCGGAATGA
- the folD gene encoding bifunctional methylenetetrahydrofolate dehydrogenase/methenyltetrahydrofolate cyclohydrolase FolD has product MTAVLLDGKKLSQKIKDTIAEEIRAMIASGKKPPKLATILVGNNPASETYVSMKVKACHSVGMLSEKIELSESTSTQELLAVIDTLNRDPDTHGILLQHPTPPQIDERAAFDRIDLKKDVDGVTTLSFGKLSMGVETYLPCTPYGMILLLKEYGIDPEGKRAVVVGRSPILGKPMAMLLTEMNATVTLCHSKTKDLEEIVRQADIVVGAVGKPEFIKASWIKPGAVLLDAGYNPGNVGDIEISKAWETSSHYTPVPGGVGPMTIAVLLLQTLYSAKDHFTPPLK; this is encoded by the coding sequence ATGACTGCGGTACTCCTGGACGGAAAAAAACTCTCACAAAAAATCAAAGACACGATCGCGGAAGAGATTCGCGCCATGATCGCCTCCGGAAAAAAACCGCCCAAGTTAGCCACGATCCTGGTAGGCAATAATCCCGCCTCGGAAACCTACGTGAGTATGAAAGTCAAGGCCTGTCATTCCGTCGGAATGCTTTCCGAGAAAATCGAGCTTTCCGAATCTACGTCTACTCAGGAACTTCTCGCGGTCATCGATACCTTAAATCGGGACCCTGATACCCACGGAATCCTTTTGCAGCATCCGACTCCCCCGCAAATTGACGAGAGAGCCGCGTTTGACAGAATCGATCTTAAAAAAGACGTGGATGGGGTTACGACACTATCTTTCGGAAAACTCTCCATGGGTGTGGAAACCTATCTTCCCTGCACTCCGTATGGAATGATCCTTTTACTGAAAGAGTACGGCATAGATCCGGAAGGAAAGAGGGCTGTCGTCGTAGGAAGGTCTCCTATTTTAGGGAAGCCTATGGCGATGCTTCTGACGGAAATGAACGCGACGGTTACGCTCTGTCATTCCAAAACCAAGGATTTGGAAGAAATCGTTCGCCAAGCGGATATCGTCGTAGGCGCGGTCGGCAAACCCGAATTCATAAAAGCGAGCTGGATCAAGCCGGGAGCAGTTCTTTTAGACGCAGGATATAACCCCGGTAATGTGGGAGATATAGAAATCTCGAAAGCCTGGGAAACCTCCTCTCATTACACTCCGGTTCCAGGCGGAGTCGGTCCAATGACCATCGCGGTCCTATTATTGCAGACTCTCTATTCGGCAAAAGATCACTTTACACCGCCGCTAAAATGA
- the asnS gene encoding asparagine--tRNA ligase, giving the protein MSETKTISLNELSENEGRVVTVPGWLHGIRGSNARQFISLRNSGRILQVLAEKEILGEEVFTQVKHLKQETSLEVTGTLVANEKSPIGFELVLDSFRKVGDSENYPITPKEHGIDFLLSQRHLWLRSSKQLAILRIRDEVSFTIRKYFHERKFTLIDTPILTGSIGESAGTLFSTEYFDLGKAFLAQTGQLYLETAIFAHSKVYCYGPTFRAEKSKTRRHLTEFWMLEVESAFVRHEENLRLQEDFVKTIVKQTVEACLPELKILERDPIPLLSYMEKPFPRIDYKDALEYLQSQNEDIVWGDDINSEREQMLTAKFGGPVFIQKYPREAKAFYMKVNPADPRTVLNADLIAPDGVGEIIGGSEREESYETIVKRLEEEKLPVETYEWYLELRKYGSVPHSGFGLGSERLIAWICGLPHIRECIPFPRMMERLYP; this is encoded by the coding sequence ATGTCCGAAACGAAGACGATTTCCTTAAACGAACTTTCCGAAAACGAGGGACGGGTCGTTACCGTACCCGGTTGGCTACATGGGATCAGAGGTTCCAACGCTCGTCAATTTATCAGCCTGAGGAATTCCGGACGAATTCTCCAAGTTCTGGCCGAGAAGGAAATTTTGGGAGAAGAAGTTTTCACCCAAGTGAAGCACCTGAAACAGGAGACTTCCTTGGAAGTAACCGGTACGTTGGTTGCGAACGAAAAATCTCCGATCGGTTTCGAACTTGTATTGGATTCCTTTCGCAAAGTCGGGGATTCTGAAAATTATCCGATCACTCCTAAAGAGCACGGAATCGATTTTTTACTTTCGCAACGTCATCTTTGGTTACGATCCAGCAAGCAGTTGGCGATTCTTCGGATCCGCGACGAGGTGTCGTTTACGATTCGAAAATACTTCCATGAAAGAAAGTTTACCTTAATCGATACGCCTATATTGACGGGATCGATCGGAGAGTCGGCGGGAACCCTGTTTTCGACCGAATATTTCGATTTAGGAAAAGCATTTTTGGCGCAAACCGGCCAGCTCTATTTGGAAACGGCCATCTTTGCCCATAGTAAGGTGTATTGTTACGGGCCAACGTTTCGTGCGGAAAAAAGTAAGACCCGCCGTCATTTGACGGAGTTCTGGATGCTGGAAGTAGAATCCGCATTCGTTCGGCACGAAGAAAACTTACGATTGCAGGAAGACTTTGTTAAGACGATCGTAAAGCAAACCGTAGAAGCTTGTTTGCCCGAGTTGAAGATTTTAGAAAGAGATCCGATTCCGCTACTTTCTTACATGGAAAAACCGTTTCCTAGAATCGATTATAAGGACGCTCTTGAATATTTACAGTCTCAAAATGAGGATATCGTTTGGGGAGACGATATCAATTCCGAGCGTGAACAAATGCTGACCGCGAAATTCGGGGGACCTGTATTCATTCAGAAATATCCGAGAGAGGCAAAAGCATTTTATATGAAAGTGAATCCGGCGGATCCAAGGACAGTATTAAATGCGGACTTAATCGCGCCGGACGGGGTCGGAGAAATCATCGGAGGTTCTGAGCGGGAAGAAAGTTACGAGACGATTGTTAAGCGACTCGAGGAGGAGAAACTTCCCGTGGAGACATACGAATGGTATTTGGAGTTACGCAAATACGGATCCGTTCCGCATTCCGGATTCGGTCTAGGGTCCGAGCGCCTGATCGCATGGATTTGCGGATTGCCCCATATTCGGGAATGCATCCCCTTTCCTAGAATGATGGAAAGACTGTATCCCTGA
- a CDS encoding tetratricopeptide repeat protein gives MAKSAALSTQVSLEESVWELFETGSYEEVIRIAERHPENVFINHLRAITEFETGGESANNFPLEGKTVLTPLLGGYLHRANGRVKEAALLFHEYFKASSSPVSYSILKTGIKTCEDAGGHKAALDLILRYKALFKDNYFAKLEFFSLYHLRKFEDALLAFKENSSILKEDRDVLAALGLCLVQLGKFQEAKDILEKLPGAGEIPSYEEKVTEYAPIIRSISVYEKRRKELSKKELLDLGYAYLFSESYKKAEEVFTSLVSQVK, from the coding sequence ATGGCTAAGAGTGCAGCCCTTTCTACTCAAGTCTCTTTGGAAGAGTCCGTATGGGAACTCTTCGAAACTGGATCCTATGAGGAAGTCATCCGTATCGCGGAGAGACATCCCGAAAATGTTTTTATCAATCATCTTAGGGCCATCACCGAATTCGAAACCGGCGGAGAAAGCGCTAATAATTTTCCTTTGGAAGGCAAAACGGTTCTGACTCCTTTATTAGGCGGATACCTGCATAGGGCCAACGGAAGAGTAAAAGAAGCGGCATTGCTGTTTCACGAATATTTCAAGGCTTCTTCATCCCCCGTTTCTTATTCCATCCTGAAAACGGGAATTAAAACCTGCGAAGACGCAGGCGGACATAAGGCCGCTTTGGATTTGATCCTGCGTTACAAGGCGCTGTTTAAGGATAATTATTTCGCCAAACTAGAATTCTTTTCCCTGTATCATCTTCGCAAATTCGAAGATGCATTACTCGCCTTTAAGGAGAATTCCTCCATCCTGAAAGAGGACCGGGACGTTCTTGCGGCCCTAGGTCTATGTCTGGTTCAGCTTGGAAAATTCCAGGAGGCAAAAGACATTCTGGAAAAATTGCCAGGTGCGGGAGAAATTCCTTCCTATGAGGAAAAAGTAACGGAGTATGCTCCCATCATTCGGAGTATTTCCGTCTACGAAAAACGCCGCAAAGAATTATCCAAGAAGGAACTATTAGATTTAGGTTATGCGTATCTCTTTTCGGAATCGTATAAAAAAGCCGAGGAGGTTTTCACTTCTCTGGTTTCCCAAGTAAAATAA
- a CDS encoding ATP-dependent DNA helicase, whose amino-acid sequence MGKTAEQFSKLSTLWPEFESRPGQIQMANGVEEAFQEAKHLIVEAGTGVGKSLAYLIPAALSALENEQTVVISTETKALQDQLIKKDIPLVSEILGEEIRAEVAMGASNYVCKRKLGNVLSQGTFGPEMMDHLESFKNWVSLSQSGRRQEYDGYASFDFWNKVTREADSCLGRNCPNFSHSFYFLERAKWQKAHILIVNHHLLAAHIASDFNILPEFKKLVIDEAHNFPETLGSAFRIELSSGEIQKLLQQVWNSQKKTGLAVKLGSPKINDLATQAGEKLFSCFNAIAGELPLNFYGSQRIRKVLKMDGGAFESDLDALEQTLLLELKKYSKESEELSEKEIALEIEMLANRIGSIAEGLHLFRTMDGDERVYWADPPNQKTKELYPKLLTQPLESEAILKEILEPRTESIIFTSATLATDKGNLKYFSERIGKLPSKSKIVPSPFPYEKNSILFLPKDVRDASENAEGNSADLSRYIVKLIELTQGGTFVLFTSNRSLNEILEIVRPVTKFPVFSQIEMGPEPAKSAFLSEENAVLFGVSTFWQGVDIRGDKLRSVILTKLPFQPPNDPVLEARSEKLKEKGGNPFRDLQLPYATTILKQGFGRLIRSEKDTGIVSLLDSRVWTKSYGKDLISALPPAKRISNWDELKIEYSKLPKYLSGALR is encoded by the coding sequence TTGGGTAAGACAGCAGAGCAATTTTCCAAACTTTCGACTCTTTGGCCCGAATTCGAGTCCAGGCCGGGTCAGATCCAAATGGCGAACGGAGTCGAAGAAGCTTTCCAGGAAGCGAAGCATCTAATCGTAGAGGCGGGAACCGGAGTCGGTAAATCGCTGGCCTACCTCATTCCGGCGGCACTATCCGCACTGGAAAACGAACAGACCGTCGTAATTTCCACGGAAACCAAGGCCCTCCAAGACCAGTTGATCAAAAAGGATATTCCCCTCGTATCGGAAATTTTAGGCGAAGAAATCCGCGCCGAGGTGGCGATGGGTGCCTCCAATTACGTATGCAAGCGAAAACTAGGAAACGTTCTTTCTCAGGGAACCTTCGGTCCCGAAATGATGGATCATTTGGAGTCCTTCAAGAACTGGGTCTCCCTCAGCCAAAGCGGGCGTCGTCAAGAATACGACGGTTACGCATCATTCGATTTTTGGAATAAGGTCACTCGCGAAGCGGATTCCTGCCTAGGCAGAAATTGTCCGAACTTTTCGCATTCCTTCTATTTTTTGGAGCGAGCCAAATGGCAAAAGGCCCATATCCTCATCGTAAATCATCATTTACTCGCCGCGCATATCGCTTCGGACTTCAATATACTCCCCGAATTTAAGAAACTCGTAATCGACGAGGCGCATAATTTTCCGGAAACCCTGGGCTCGGCATTTCGAATCGAATTATCTTCCGGCGAAATTCAAAAACTTCTTCAACAAGTTTGGAACTCCCAGAAAAAAACGGGACTTGCGGTCAAACTCGGTTCGCCGAAGATCAATGATTTAGCGACCCAGGCCGGCGAAAAACTTTTTTCCTGCTTTAACGCCATCGCCGGAGAACTCCCTTTGAATTTTTACGGTTCACAAAGAATTCGTAAAGTTTTGAAAATGGACGGAGGAGCGTTCGAATCCGATTTGGATGCGTTGGAGCAGACTCTTCTACTGGAATTAAAAAAATACAGCAAAGAAAGCGAGGAACTAAGCGAAAAGGAAATCGCGCTGGAAATAGAAATGCTCGCCAATCGAATCGGTAGCATCGCCGAAGGGCTGCATCTCTTCCGAACCATGGATGGCGATGAACGCGTCTATTGGGCCGATCCTCCCAATCAAAAAACGAAGGAACTATATCCGAAACTTCTCACTCAACCCTTGGAATCCGAAGCGATCTTAAAGGAAATTTTAGAGCCCCGAACGGAGAGTATCATATTCACTTCCGCGACTCTCGCAACGGATAAAGGAAATCTAAAGTATTTTAGCGAGAGAATCGGAAAACTTCCTTCCAAATCCAAGATCGTTCCGTCTCCCTTCCCCTATGAAAAGAATTCCATTTTATTTCTCCCGAAAGATGTACGGGACGCCTCCGAAAACGCCGAAGGTAATTCCGCGGATTTATCCCGCTATATCGTAAAACTGATCGAACTGACCCAAGGTGGAACCTTCGTACTATTCACTTCGAACCGCTCTTTAAACGAGATCCTAGAGATAGTCCGCCCTGTTACTAAATTTCCCGTTTTTTCCCAAATTGAGATGGGCCCCGAACCGGCGAAGAGCGCTTTCTTATCGGAAGAAAATGCCGTGTTGTTCGGCGTTTCCACGTTCTGGCAGGGAGTGGATATTCGAGGAGATAAACTTCGCTCGGTAATTCTGACTAAGCTACCTTTCCAACCTCCGAATGATCCGGTACTGGAAGCGAGGAGTGAAAAGTTAAAGGAGAAAGGAGGAAATCCCTTTCGGGATCTTCAGCTTCCGTACGCTACTACGATCTTAAAACAAGGATTCGGGAGATTGATTCGGTCCGAAAAAGATACCGGAATCGTCAGCCTTTTGGATTCTAGAGTTTGGACCAAGTCTTACGGAAAAGATTTAATCTCCGCTCTTCCTCCGGCTAAGAGAATCTCGAATTGGGACGAATTGAAGATCGAATATTCAAAATTACCGAAGTATCTCTCGGGAGCGCTCCGATGA
- a CDS encoding sodium-dependent transporter, which yields MPNQPVKERWKSRTGLILTVASGAIGLGNFLRFPGQAVQNGGGAFLLPYIVSFILVGIPVCITEWVMGRLGGEQGHSAPNLFRSYLSGIPLRLVGAIGITIPLLIYVYYVFVEAWCLAYAFDFATGQVNLTMNGNNQSAVIATATDYFQTLVGAKENGSAIAGKIFYATLACFLMNFILVYRGIAKGIEIFAKIAVPLMLICSVIVLVRVLTLEGIEIGLGKMWNPDWNSLGQAKVWISAAGQIFFTLSAGFGIALVFSSYLKRENDVVLSSLSAASLNEFVEVAFGGMITIPVAFLFLGLTVTSFGTFGMGFIALPSVFALMPGGQFFGAIWFFVLFLAALTSSVTMLQPWTVFLEESFHVSRRTSSFLLFLLTFSLSFPILYFNKNFNALDQADFRIGTVLIYILATIQILIFGWVIGAKKGLEEGYRGSHIKLPNFFWWIIKYVTPTFLLVIFGMFLYQNLESYINKMSVDWMIANAGPNTSPEEAAVQALVSRYVFLSIVGVFAFFYFLVHRSLKGKEEAVTEKDFRKKYILPAVLGGFGFILVIAYNFFPYRNGSISSTLTSLPVTELSIEGALTMGFSLGLVSLLSLYCIVKLFQTRND from the coding sequence ATGCCGAATCAACCTGTTAAGGAACGCTGGAAATCCCGCACTGGACTCATTTTAACCGTGGCCTCGGGAGCGATCGGTCTGGGTAATTTTTTACGATTTCCGGGACAGGCCGTTCAAAACGGAGGCGGAGCCTTTTTACTTCCTTATATCGTAAGTTTCATCTTAGTCGGAATTCCTGTCTGCATCACGGAATGGGTCATGGGACGACTCGGCGGAGAACAAGGTCATAGCGCGCCGAATCTCTTTCGCTCATACCTGTCGGGAATTCCCCTTCGGCTAGTCGGAGCCATCGGGATTACCATTCCGCTTCTTATTTACGTATATTATGTTTTTGTTGAGGCCTGGTGTCTTGCTTACGCTTTCGATTTTGCCACCGGCCAGGTCAATCTCACCATGAACGGGAATAATCAAAGCGCCGTTATCGCGACCGCTACGGATTATTTTCAAACATTAGTCGGTGCGAAAGAGAACGGTTCCGCCATTGCCGGAAAGATTTTCTACGCGACCCTCGCCTGCTTTCTCATGAATTTTATTTTAGTATACCGCGGAATTGCGAAGGGAATCGAGATTTTTGCCAAGATCGCGGTCCCGCTGATGTTGATCTGCTCCGTGATCGTTTTAGTCCGAGTTTTAACCCTGGAGGGAATCGAAATCGGATTGGGAAAAATGTGGAACCCCGACTGGAATTCGCTCGGGCAGGCCAAGGTTTGGATTTCGGCGGCGGGACAGATTTTCTTTACGCTATCCGCAGGCTTCGGGATCGCACTGGTATTTTCCAGTTATTTAAAACGGGAAAACGATGTCGTCTTATCTTCCTTATCCGCGGCGTCATTAAACGAATTCGTGGAAGTCGCATTCGGCGGAATGATTACCATTCCGGTGGCCTTTTTATTCCTAGGTCTGACCGTCACCTCGTTCGGAACCTTCGGAATGGGATTCATCGCACTGCCGTCCGTTTTTGCTTTGATGCCGGGAGGACAGTTTTTTGGAGCGATTTGGTTCTTCGTTTTGTTTTTGGCCGCCCTTACCTCCTCGGTCACGATGCTTCAGCCTTGGACCGTCTTTTTGGAAGAATCATTTCATGTGAGCCGGAGGACTTCCAGTTTCCTTTTATTTCTACTTACCTTCTCCCTTTCCTTTCCCATCTTATATTTTAATAAGAACTTTAACGCTCTCGATCAGGCCGATTTCAGGATCGGAACCGTTCTAATCTATATTCTTGCGACCATACAAATCCTGATTTTTGGTTGGGTAATCGGAGCGAAGAAAGGGCTGGAAGAAGGATACCGAGGCTCGCATATCAAACTTCCGAATTTTTTTTGGTGGATCATCAAGTATGTGACCCCCACATTTCTGTTAGTTATCTTCGGTATGTTCTTATACCAAAATCTGGAATCCTATATCAATAAGATGAGCGTGGACTGGATGATAGCCAATGCCGGTCCGAATACGAGCCCGGAAGAGGCTGCCGTCCAGGCCTTAGTCTCCCGTTACGTTTTTTTAAGCATCGTAGGCGTATTCGCATTCTTCTATTTTCTAGTTCACCGGAGCCTGAAAGGAAAGGAAGAGGCTGTCACAGAAAAGGATTTCCGGAAAAAATATATATTGCCTGCCGTTCTGGGTGGATTCGGATTTATCTTAGTCATCGCGTACAATTTCTTTCCGTATAGAAACGGTTCGATTTCTTCTACGCTTACTTCCCTACCGGTCACGGAATTAAGCATAGAAGGAGCTTTGACAATGGGATTTTCCTTAGGTCTGGTTTCCTTACTTTCTCTGTATTGCATCGTAAAACTTTTCCAGACAAGGAACGATTGA